In Acidobacteriota bacterium, the following are encoded in one genomic region:
- a CDS encoding DUF58 domain-containing protein: MPIVSPTGTRYLAPEILARINSLELIARSVVEGFISGLHRSPYLGFSTDFAEHRQYMPGDDLRHLDWKLLARTDRLYIKKYQGDTNTQMMVMVDTSGSMGYASSEVTKLQYAQYLASSLAYLGVRQHDSVGLIAFNESAVEHIPALSRTGHLRTVLGVIERLQAKQGTAISEQLHRIAEILNRRSIIVLLSDLYDEPQKVKEGLEHLRFEGNEVIVFQLMDKREIDFDFKEPVVLEDLESEEQLHVQPETLRDEYLRIINAHIEAIREAATANRVDYELLKTNEPLDQALSAYLNRRSHFG, translated from the coding sequence ATGCCGATTGTCAGCCCAACAGGAACCCGTTATCTCGCGCCGGAAATTCTGGCGCGTATCAATTCATTGGAACTGATTGCCCGGTCAGTGGTCGAAGGGTTTATTTCCGGGCTTCATCGTTCACCCTACTTAGGCTTTTCAACCGATTTTGCGGAACACCGTCAATACATGCCGGGTGATGATTTACGTCACCTGGATTGGAAATTACTCGCCCGCACCGACCGTTTGTACATCAAAAAATATCAAGGTGATACCAATACTCAGATGATGGTGATGGTTGATACCAGCGGTTCGATGGGCTATGCGAGCAGTGAGGTGACTAAATTGCAATACGCCCAATACCTCGCTTCATCACTTGCCTATCTGGGTGTGCGGCAACATGATTCCGTGGGTTTGATTGCCTTCAATGAATCGGCAGTTGAGCACATTCCGGCACTGTCGCGCACCGGTCATTTGCGAACCGTACTGGGTGTGATTGAGCGGTTGCAGGCTAAACAGGGAACGGCGATTTCAGAACAACTGCATCGCATCGCTGAAATATTAAATCGCCGCAGCATCATCGTTTTGCTTTCGGATTTGTATGACGAGCCGCAAAAAGTTAAGGAAGGATTGGAGCACCTGAGATTTGAAGGCAATGAGGTCATCGTTTTTCAGTTAATGGACAAACGCGAAATTGATTTTGATTTCAAAGAGCCGGTGGTGCTCGAAGACCTCGAATCCGAAGAACAATTGCACGTTCAGCCGGAAACCTTGCGCGACGAATATTTGCGAATCATCAACGCGCATATTGAAGCCATCCGTGAAGCCGCGACCGCCAACCGGGTTGATTATGAATTGTTGAAGACCAATGAACCGTTAGACCAGGCGCTTTCAGCCTATTTGAACCGGCGTTCGCATTTTGGTTAA
- a CDS encoding energy transducer TonB, producing the protein MTESSGKWIEGKRETVSTSNFDEQGRMLEFNFYPNAKSSIKRVMSYDREGNRQEKLMRYRVIDEATNKCELIADPTTFNVVLIFDTEGNLVGEDKFSLGGNLIEEKTYKFDTDNNREELIITGADKAFLSRCVEGFDGRGRAVEKTCFDAQGAILVKETYEGMEFDSKGNWVKRVETINQLKDGNLIPISKMVTHRAIHYYPPAPPVVAIEKPLEEAKKESETSKSHPTPIQSAPVISEVIAAKAIKKVEPSYPSFARSMGVSGSVTIEITIDERGKVTKAEAVSGPPQLRQAGIDAAKRWEYQPATANGNPIPSTTRITFNFVR; encoded by the coding sequence TTGACCGAAAGTTCAGGAAAATGGATTGAAGGGAAGCGCGAAACCGTCAGTACCAGTAACTTCGATGAACAAGGGCGAATGCTTGAATTCAATTTTTATCCCAACGCCAAATCTTCGATTAAACGGGTAATGAGTTACGACCGCGAGGGCAACCGGCAGGAAAAACTGATGCGTTATCGGGTGATTGATGAAGCGACAAATAAATGCGAACTCATTGCTGACCCGACAACCTTTAATGTCGTTTTGATATTTGACACGGAAGGCAATCTCGTCGGCGAAGATAAATTCTCGCTTGGCGGAAACCTCATTGAAGAGAAGACCTATAAATTCGATACGGACAATAATCGTGAGGAATTAATCATCACCGGCGCCGATAAAGCTTTTTTGTCGAGGTGTGTCGAGGGGTTTGATGGGCGAGGTCGGGCTGTTGAAAAAACTTGTTTCGACGCCCAAGGCGCAATCCTTGTGAAAGAGACCTATGAGGGAATGGAATTTGATTCCAAAGGCAATTGGGTTAAGCGCGTTGAAACCATTAACCAGTTGAAAGACGGGAATCTCATCCCGATTAGTAAAATGGTCACCCATCGCGCCATTCATTACTATCCGCCCGCGCCGCCTGTCGTTGCGATTGAAAAGCCTTTGGAAGAAGCGAAAAAAGAATCTGAGACAAGCAAATCTCACCCCACCCCCATTCAATCTGCTCCGGTGATCAGTGAGGTGATTGCGGCGAAAGCCATTAAAAAAGTTGAACCGTCATACCCTTCATTTGCGCGCAGTATGGGGGTGAGTGGCAGTGTGACCATTGAGATTACCATTGATGAACGCGGAAAGGTTACGAAAGCCGAAGCCGTGAGTGGCCCACCGCAACTTCGTCAGGCGGGAATAGATGCCGCCAAACGCTGGGAATATCAACCGGCAACCGCCAATGGCAATCCGATTCCATCAACTACCAGAATCACATTTAATTTTGTGAGATAA